The Lentzea guizhouensis genome contains a region encoding:
- a CDS encoding MFS transporter produces MTTSMARKTALAAWIGSALEYYDFFIYGTAAALVFNKVFFPASSPATGTLLALATFGVGYLARPVGAFVLGHVGDRFGRKKVLVFTLLLMGVATFAVGCLPTYATAGVLAPVMLVVLRLLQGLSASGEQAGANAMSLEHAPEDRRAYFTSFTLSGTQAGQILATAIFLPVAALPQEDLLSWGWRVPFWCSAVVVVVGLVIRSKIDETAVFKRTKAAKLPVAVLFRDHWVDVLRVVVAATIASVSTIFTVYALSYAVNTVGLDRTPMLWVGVLANVVALAAIPLLAGLSDRIGRKPVFLAGCAACAVLIFPYLWSISIGSYALVFALGILLFGVAYSGINGIWPSLYGEMFSTEVRLSGMAIGTQIGFAIAGLAPTVVAAIGSGKDDWIGVAIFTAAVCAVSAAAIATGRETFRRPTAELGRPELTGVRVS; encoded by the coding sequence GTGACCACTTCGATGGCCCGCAAGACCGCGCTCGCAGCCTGGATCGGCAGCGCTCTCGAGTACTACGACTTCTTCATCTACGGCACCGCGGCCGCACTGGTGTTCAACAAGGTCTTCTTCCCCGCCTCCTCCCCCGCGACCGGCACGCTGCTCGCGCTCGCCACGTTCGGCGTCGGCTACCTGGCCAGGCCGGTCGGCGCGTTCGTGCTCGGGCACGTCGGGGACCGGTTCGGGCGCAAGAAGGTGCTGGTCTTCACCCTGTTGCTGATGGGGGTGGCGACGTTCGCCGTCGGCTGCCTGCCGACCTACGCGACCGCAGGTGTCCTCGCACCCGTCATGCTGGTGGTTCTCCGCCTCCTGCAGGGGCTTTCGGCGTCCGGTGAGCAGGCCGGGGCGAACGCCATGTCGCTCGAACACGCGCCGGAGGACCGCCGGGCGTACTTCACCAGCTTCACCCTCAGCGGCACGCAGGCCGGGCAGATCCTGGCCACCGCGATCTTCCTGCCGGTGGCCGCGCTGCCGCAGGAGGACCTGCTGTCGTGGGGCTGGCGGGTGCCGTTCTGGTGCAGCGCGGTCGTCGTGGTGGTGGGGCTCGTGATCCGCAGCAAGATCGACGAGACCGCCGTCTTCAAGCGCACCAAGGCCGCGAAGCTGCCGGTCGCCGTGCTGTTCCGGGACCACTGGGTGGACGTGCTGCGGGTCGTCGTCGCCGCCACGATCGCCTCGGTCAGCACGATCTTCACCGTCTACGCGTTGAGCTACGCGGTGAACACGGTCGGACTGGACCGCACGCCGATGTTGTGGGTGGGTGTGCTCGCCAACGTCGTCGCGCTCGCCGCGATCCCGCTGCTGGCCGGGCTGTCCGACCGGATCGGGCGCAAGCCGGTGTTCCTCGCCGGGTGTGCGGCGTGCGCGGTGCTGATCTTCCCCTACCTCTGGTCGATCTCGATCGGCTCGTACGCGCTGGTGTTCGCGCTCGGCATCCTGCTCTTCGGTGTCGCCTACTCGGGCATCAACGGGATCTGGCCGTCGTTGTACGGCGAGATGTTCAGCACCGAGGTCCGCTTGTCGGGCATGGCGATCGGCACGCAGATCGGGTTCGCCATCGCCGGGCTGGCGCCGACCGTCGTGGCGGCGATCGGGTCCGGCAAGGACGACTGGATCGGTGTCGCGATCTTCACGGCCGCGGTGTGCGCGGTGAGTGCGGCCGCGATCGCCACCGGGCGCGAGACCTTCCGGCGACCTACCGCGGAACTGGGGCGACCGGAGCTCACCGGCGTCCGGGTGAGCTGA
- a CDS encoding Calx-beta domain-containing protein: MKTIMVLLLLLLGIVPAHGAPDCNPPDCPVVVDAQDGPVHEKTGPHAAVLKMRNGASWQDVQVSYRFVDGTAKQGEDYRSAQSGTVTIKAGALSAEVPYTVLRVTDQQRQFSLQITAVKPGEAGKAVAVLTIGGRR, translated from the coding sequence ATGAAGACGATCATGGTGTTGTTGCTGCTGTTGCTGGGAATCGTGCCCGCACATGGCGCACCGGACTGCAACCCGCCCGACTGCCCGGTGGTGGTGGACGCGCAGGACGGCCCGGTGCACGAGAAGACCGGACCGCACGCGGCGGTGCTGAAAATGCGCAACGGCGCGTCATGGCAGGACGTCCAGGTGTCCTACCGGTTCGTCGACGGCACCGCGAAGCAGGGTGAGGACTACCGCTCCGCGCAGAGCGGCACGGTCACGATCAAGGCGGGCGCCCTGTCCGCCGAGGTGCCCTACACCGTGCTGCGGGTGACCGACCAGCAGAGGCAGTTCTCCCTGCAGATCACCGCGGTGAAGCCGGGCGAGGCCGGCAAGGCCGTCGCCGTGCTCACGATCGGCGGCAGGAGGTGA
- a CDS encoding AfsR/SARP family transcriptional regulator produces MGERGEVRILGPVEVCGPLGRAGLTGVRQRSVVAVLALRAGTPVPVDRLVDVLWGDDPPRTAVRSLHSYVARVRQALADCGMPGALVTKPGGYQLDASVDAERFERTRDLTLWRGEPLGGTELFGWGRAEIGRLREQRIVALEAYWAQRLDRQDAIGELERLVVSHPTRERLTGLLMRALHLDGRHADALEAFQRLRSRLADELGADPGPELSALHTAVLRRDPALQSTTPRSHTTRPAQLPARAGHFTGRATELAALAGLPPIVVVSGVAGVGKTTFAVEWAHRVADRFPDGQVFLDLQRLTPAQALTEVLHALGVPADRTPADPAALYRTLTHGKRLLIVLDDVRRARDVLPLVPGDQGNLLLVTSRDTLSALGTHHAVHTVRLGLLTEPEAHDLLAGILGAPRVHAESGATAALAVHCGLLPLALRIAAARLAVRPGRIADLVRELTRNDPLDVLAVDGDDRTVRTVFASAHRTLSPQAAWLFRVLGEHPGASFPADLADALGPGLDELVASHLVSEVGNGRYALHDLIRLFARQSGDLGDGVQRLLDRYLTVVHAANDVLNPRHDLVTRPRCDDLPFTADRVEVLAHLDAERDTLLHVIRLAAKSGLREQTWQLAYLLTSYFEARGNWADRVEQCEHAVEAARALGDRRAEAEMLRGLGIALQMTSRIAEAMVVQRQALALVREAGDLRGEARLHNNIGNAHSELREFDLALESYQAAMRVHRAAGDEVGVALARRNLGYTCVRMGRPREAVEPLFAALETFRAKANPRLEAATLMSLGNAFHQLADRAPALRYFGDALRISREVTDHRFEADALAHLGVTQLALGDPVVAREHLTDALAVCRALGDRHREASALHHLAETELALDDLAAARDHLVAALAVRAQAPDGFEEASAHRTFADLEGRCGRWTEAARHWAQALRLFTSCRRS; encoded by the coding sequence GTGGGGGAACGTGGCGAGGTCCGGATCCTCGGGCCCGTGGAGGTGTGCGGCCCGCTCGGCAGGGCCGGGCTGACCGGTGTCCGCCAGCGCAGTGTCGTGGCGGTGCTCGCCCTGCGGGCCGGCACACCGGTTCCCGTCGACCGCCTGGTGGACGTGCTGTGGGGTGACGACCCGCCGCGCACGGCCGTGCGGTCGTTGCACAGCTACGTCGCACGGGTGCGGCAGGCGTTGGCGGACTGCGGGATGCCCGGCGCGCTCGTGACCAAGCCCGGCGGCTACCAGCTGGACGCCTCCGTGGACGCCGAGCGGTTCGAACGGACCAGGGACCTCACGCTGTGGCGGGGAGAACCGCTGGGCGGCACCGAGCTGTTCGGGTGGGGCCGCGCGGAGATCGGCCGGTTGCGCGAACAGCGGATCGTCGCGCTGGAGGCGTACTGGGCGCAGCGGCTCGACCGGCAGGACGCCATCGGTGAGCTGGAGCGGCTGGTGGTGAGCCACCCGACCAGGGAACGGCTCACCGGTCTGCTGATGCGGGCGCTGCACCTCGACGGGAGGCACGCGGACGCGCTCGAAGCGTTCCAGCGCCTCAGATCCCGGCTCGCCGACGAGCTCGGAGCCGATCCCGGCCCCGAGCTGAGCGCCCTGCACACCGCCGTGCTGCGCCGCGATCCCGCCCTGCAGAGCACGACGCCCAGGTCGCACACCACCAGGCCCGCTCAGCTGCCCGCCCGTGCCGGGCACTTCACCGGCCGTGCCACCGAGCTCGCCGCACTCGCCGGACTGCCGCCGATCGTCGTGGTCTCCGGTGTCGCCGGCGTCGGCAAGACCACGTTCGCGGTCGAGTGGGCCCACCGCGTGGCCGACCGCTTCCCCGACGGGCAGGTGTTCCTGGACCTGCAACGGCTCACGCCCGCCCAGGCGCTGACCGAGGTGCTGCACGCCCTCGGCGTCCCGGCGGACCGGACGCCCGCCGATCCGGCCGCGTTGTACCGGACCCTGACACACGGCAAACGACTGCTGATCGTCCTCGACGACGTCCGCCGCGCGCGGGACGTGCTGCCGCTCGTGCCCGGCGACCAGGGCAACCTGCTGCTGGTCACCAGCCGCGACACCCTCTCCGCGCTCGGCACGCACCACGCCGTGCACACCGTGCGCCTCGGCCTGCTGACCGAACCCGAGGCGCACGACCTGCTCGCCGGCATCCTCGGCGCGCCGAGGGTGCACGCGGAGTCCGGCGCGACCGCGGCCCTGGCCGTCCACTGCGGACTGCTGCCGCTCGCGCTGCGGATCGCGGCTGCGCGGCTCGCGGTGCGGCCTGGGCGGATCGCGGACCTGGTGCGGGAGCTGACCCGCAACGACCCGCTGGACGTGCTCGCGGTCGACGGGGACGACCGCACGGTCCGCACGGTCTTCGCCAGCGCGCACCGCACGTTGAGCCCGCAGGCGGCGTGGCTGTTCCGCGTGCTGGGCGAACACCCCGGCGCGAGCTTCCCGGCCGACCTCGCCGACGCGCTCGGGCCCGGCCTCGACGAGCTCGTCGCGTCACACCTCGTCAGCGAGGTCGGCAACGGCCGGTACGCGCTGCACGACCTGATCCGGCTGTTCGCCAGGCAGAGCGGTGACCTGGGGGACGGCGTGCAGCGTCTGCTCGACCGGTACCTCACCGTCGTGCACGCGGCCAACGACGTGCTGAACCCGCGTCACGACCTGGTGACCCGGCCGCGGTGCGACGACCTGCCGTTCACGGCGGACCGCGTCGAGGTGCTCGCCCACCTCGACGCAGAACGAGACACCCTGCTGCACGTGATCCGGCTGGCGGCGAAGTCGGGGCTGCGGGAGCAGACCTGGCAGCTGGCGTACCTGCTGACGAGCTACTTCGAGGCGCGCGGCAACTGGGCGGACCGGGTCGAGCAGTGCGAGCACGCCGTCGAGGCCGCCCGCGCGCTCGGCGACCGGCGCGCGGAGGCGGAGATGTTGCGCGGCCTCGGGATCGCGCTGCAGATGACCTCGCGCATCGCCGAAGCCATGGTGGTGCAACGACAGGCGCTCGCCCTCGTGCGCGAGGCCGGCGACCTGCGCGGCGAAGCGCGGCTGCACAACAACATCGGCAACGCGCACTCCGAGCTGCGCGAGTTCGACCTGGCGCTGGAGTCCTACCAGGCGGCGATGCGGGTGCACCGGGCCGCGGGCGACGAGGTGGGCGTGGCACTGGCCCGGCGCAACCTCGGCTACACCTGCGTGCGGATGGGACGGCCGCGGGAGGCGGTCGAGCCGTTGTTCGCGGCGCTGGAGACGTTCCGCGCCAAGGCGAACCCCCGGTTGGAGGCGGCGACGCTGATGTCGCTGGGCAACGCCTTCCACCAGCTCGCCGACCGGGCGCCGGCGTTGCGCTACTTCGGGGACGCGCTGCGGATCAGCCGCGAGGTGACCGACCACCGGTTCGAGGCCGACGCGCTGGCCCACCTCGGCGTCACGCAGCTCGCGCTCGGCGATCCCGTGGTGGCGCGGGAACACCTGACCGACGCGCTCGCCGTGTGCCGTGCGCTGGGGGACCGGCACCGGGAGGCCTCGGCGCTGCACCACCTCGCCGAGACCGAGCTGGCGCTGGACGACCTGGCCGCCGCCCGTGACCACCTGGTGGCCGCGCTGGCGGTGCGGGCGCAGGCACCGGACGGGTTCGAGGAGGCCTCGGCCCACCGCACGTTCGCCGACCTGGAGGGTCGCTGCGGGCGGTGGACCGAGGCCGCTCGGCACTGGGCTCAGGCCCTGCGCCTGTTCACCTCCTGCCGCCGATCGTGA
- a CDS encoding glycoside hydrolase family 9 protein, with amino-acid sequence MRSQPPRLLAASLLVALVAAPLAIPASAAEYERLLNGTFDSGSADPWWASAGVTNRVTGGELCASVTGGTTNPWDALVGQNGVPFETDQSYTLSFDARATTAQTVAAAAGESVSPYRGIARQEFALTPEKQRFTFTFTSTLDFPDAGNGQVAFQLGGQAADNTICVDNVSLVGGVKPPGGVNPNPTRKVQVDQVGYVPGLPKRATLVSTATTPQPWTLKNSAGAVVASGQSTPKGADVTSGDSVHLIDFSSFDTAGTGYTLSVGEDTSFPFDISADAIKRLRYDSLAFFYHQRSGTPIEAQYVGEEYSRPAGHVNVAPNQGDNNVPCRADLACGYTLDVRGGWYDAGDHGKYVVNGGISAWQLLNAYERASRIGDATAYRDGSLAIPEKSNGVPDLLDEARWEVDFLLKMQAPDGMAHHKIHDANWTALPTRPELDDQPRRLSATSTAATLNLAAVAAQASRLWRGVDATYSATLLSAARKAYTAAKANPAKLADPNDGTGGGAYSDDTVTDEFYWAASELYATTGEAAFRTDVAGSPHYKAASLNRGGFHWGGTAPLGDITLALVPTGLPAADVTAIKSAFATVADQHLTAMAGMGYATPYDNSTAGYVWGSNSTVLNNATVLALAHDFTGAAKYRDGVFEALHYLLGRNPLSTSYVAGYGEQAMVNAHHRFWAHQNDPTLPIAPPGSLSGGPNSALQDPVAQRLLAGCPQQKCWVDDIGAYSVNEVAINWNSALAWVSGWAAEKSGQPPTPVADCEVTYTANKWQGGLSAHVALKNTGTTAWTSWKLGFTFPGTQKVSSGWSANWSQSGADVTATNMSWNGKVEAGKSVYIGFNASGGGADPAAFTINGKSCKTS; translated from the coding sequence ATGAGATCGCAACCCCCACGCCTGCTCGCCGCGAGCTTGCTCGTGGCGCTCGTGGCGGCACCTCTCGCCATCCCGGCATCCGCCGCGGAGTACGAGCGCCTGCTCAACGGCACGTTCGACAGCGGCTCCGCCGATCCCTGGTGGGCCAGCGCCGGCGTGACGAACCGGGTGACCGGCGGCGAGCTGTGCGCGTCCGTCACCGGCGGCACGACTAACCCCTGGGACGCGCTGGTCGGCCAGAACGGCGTGCCGTTCGAGACCGACCAGTCCTACACGCTGTCGTTCGACGCGCGCGCCACCACGGCGCAGACGGTCGCCGCCGCGGCCGGCGAGAGCGTGAGCCCGTACCGCGGCATCGCGCGCCAGGAGTTCGCCCTGACGCCGGAGAAGCAGCGGTTCACCTTCACGTTCACGTCCACTCTGGACTTCCCGGACGCCGGCAACGGCCAGGTCGCCTTCCAGCTCGGCGGTCAGGCCGCCGACAACACGATCTGCGTCGACAACGTCTCCCTGGTCGGCGGGGTGAAGCCGCCCGGTGGCGTCAACCCCAACCCCACCAGGAAGGTCCAGGTCGACCAGGTCGGCTACGTGCCGGGCCTGCCCAAGCGCGCCACCCTCGTGTCCACCGCCACGACGCCACAACCGTGGACGCTCAAGAACTCCGCGGGCGCGGTGGTGGCTTCCGGGCAGAGCACGCCCAAGGGCGCGGACGTCACGTCCGGCGACTCGGTGCACCTGATCGACTTCTCGTCGTTCGACACGGCGGGCACCGGCTACACGTTGTCGGTGGGTGAGGACACCAGCTTCCCGTTCGACATCTCGGCCGACGCGATCAAGCGGCTGCGCTACGACTCGCTCGCGTTCTTCTACCACCAGCGCAGCGGAACGCCCATCGAGGCGCAGTACGTGGGCGAGGAGTACTCGCGCCCGGCCGGCCACGTGAACGTCGCACCGAACCAGGGCGACAACAACGTGCCGTGCCGCGCGGACCTCGCCTGCGGCTACACCCTGGACGTGCGCGGCGGCTGGTACGACGCGGGTGACCACGGCAAGTACGTCGTCAACGGCGGCATCTCGGCGTGGCAGCTGCTCAACGCCTACGAGCGCGCCTCCCGCATCGGCGACGCCACCGCGTACCGCGACGGCTCGCTGGCCATCCCGGAGAAGTCCAACGGCGTGCCGGACCTGCTCGACGAGGCGCGCTGGGAGGTCGACTTCCTGCTGAAGATGCAGGCACCGGACGGCATGGCGCACCACAAGATCCACGACGCCAACTGGACCGCGCTGCCCACCCGTCCCGAGCTCGACGACCAGCCGCGCCGGCTGTCCGCGACGAGCACGGCGGCGACGCTGAACCTGGCCGCGGTGGCCGCGCAGGCCTCGCGGCTGTGGCGGGGAGTCGACGCGACCTACTCCGCGACGCTGTTGAGCGCGGCCCGCAAGGCGTACACGGCGGCGAAGGCGAACCCGGCGAAGCTCGCCGACCCCAACGACGGCACCGGCGGCGGCGCCTACAGCGACGACACCGTGACCGACGAGTTCTACTGGGCCGCTTCGGAGCTGTACGCGACGACGGGTGAGGCGGCCTTCCGCACCGACGTCGCCGGTTCGCCGCACTACAAGGCCGCGAGCCTGAACCGCGGCGGTTTCCACTGGGGCGGCACCGCACCGCTGGGTGACATCACGCTCGCGCTGGTTCCCACGGGCCTGCCCGCTGCGGACGTCACGGCCATCAAGTCGGCGTTCGCCACAGTGGCGGACCAGCACCTGACCGCGATGGCGGGCATGGGTTACGCCACCCCGTACGACAACAGCACCGCCGGGTACGTGTGGGGCTCGAACTCCACGGTCCTGAACAACGCGACGGTGCTCGCCCTCGCGCACGACTTCACCGGCGCCGCGAAGTACCGCGACGGCGTGTTCGAGGCACTGCACTACCTCCTCGGCCGCAACCCGCTGAGCACCTCCTACGTCGCGGGCTACGGCGAGCAGGCGATGGTCAACGCGCACCACCGGTTCTGGGCCCACCAGAACGACCCGACCCTCCCGATCGCTCCGCCCGGCTCGCTGTCCGGCGGCCCGAACAGCGCCCTGCAGGACCCGGTGGCCCAGCGCCTGCTCGCCGGCTGCCCGCAGCAGAAGTGCTGGGTCGACGACATCGGCGCCTACTCGGTGAACGAGGTCGCGATCAACTGGAACTCCGCCCTCGCCTGGGTCTCCGGCTGGGCGGCGGAGAAGTCCGGCCAGCCGCCGACGCCGGTGGCCGACTGCGAGGTCACCTACACCGCCAACAAGTGGCAGGGCGGCCTGTCGGCCCACGTGGCGCTGAAGAACACCGGCACCACCGCGTGGACGTCGTGGAAGCTCGGGTTCACGTTCCCCGGCACCCAGAAGGTCAGCAGCGGGTGGTCGGCCAACTGGAGCCAGTCCGGCGCGGACGTCACCGCGACGAACATGTCGTGGAACGGCAAGGTCGAGGCGGGCAAGTCCGTCTACATCGGGTTCAACGCCTCCGGTGGCGGGGCTGACCCGGCCGCGTTCACGATCAACGGGAAGAGCTGCAAGACGAGCTGA
- the chvE gene encoding multiple monosaccharide ABC transporter substrate-binding protein: MRLVRIAVTTALAVSLAACGSTEKTVDQQTGSGEGALVGITMPTRSSERWVRDGDSLKKSLEAKGYKVDLQYAEDSIPTQANQIENQITQKAKLLIIASIDGKSLSSQLQQAADAKIPVISYDRLLLNTPNVDYYATFDNYKVGVQQANSLLAGLKTKGEGPFNIELFAGSSDDNNATFFFNGAMSVLQPLIDQGKLVVKSGQKDFNTVAILRWDPATAQRRMEDLLTSTYGSAKVDGVLSPFDGISIGIISALGSNGYGTGGQALPIVTGQDAQVASVKSIIKGEQYSTIFKDLRQLTDVAAKMADSLLKGGKPEVNNTTDYDNGVKVVPSFLLQPVPVDKANYQKELVESGYYTADQLK, from the coding sequence ATGAGGCTTGTCCGGATCGCGGTCACCACCGCACTCGCCGTCTCCCTCGCGGCGTGCGGTTCCACGGAGAAGACAGTCGATCAGCAGACCGGCTCGGGGGAAGGCGCACTCGTCGGCATCACGATGCCCACCCGATCGTCGGAGCGGTGGGTCCGCGACGGCGACAGCCTCAAGAAGTCCCTGGAGGCCAAGGGGTACAAGGTCGACCTGCAGTACGCGGAGGACAGCATTCCCACGCAGGCCAACCAGATCGAGAACCAGATCACCCAGAAAGCCAAGCTGCTGATCATCGCGTCGATCGACGGCAAGTCGCTCAGCTCGCAGCTGCAGCAGGCCGCCGACGCGAAGATCCCGGTGATCTCCTACGACCGGCTCCTGCTCAACACCCCGAACGTCGACTACTACGCGACGTTCGACAACTACAAGGTCGGTGTGCAGCAGGCGAACTCACTGCTGGCCGGGCTGAAGACCAAGGGCGAGGGGCCGTTCAACATCGAGCTGTTCGCCGGGTCGTCCGACGACAACAACGCGACGTTCTTCTTCAACGGCGCGATGTCCGTCCTCCAGCCGTTGATCGACCAGGGCAAGCTCGTCGTGAAGTCGGGCCAGAAGGACTTCAACACCGTCGCGATCCTGCGCTGGGACCCGGCCACCGCGCAGCGGCGCATGGAGGACCTGCTCACCTCGACCTACGGCAGTGCCAAGGTCGACGGCGTCCTGTCGCCCTTCGACGGCATCTCGATCGGCATCATCTCCGCGCTCGGGAGCAACGGCTACGGCACCGGCGGTCAGGCGCTCCCGATCGTGACCGGGCAGGACGCCCAGGTCGCCTCGGTGAAGTCGATCATCAAGGGTGAGCAGTACTCCACGATCTTCAAGGACCTGCGCCAGCTCACCGACGTCGCGGCGAAGATGGCCGACTCGCTGCTCAAGGGCGGCAAGCCGGAGGTCAACAACACCACGGACTACGACAACGGCGTCAAGGTCGTGCCGTCGTTCCTGCTCCAGCCGGTTCCGGTGGACAAGGCGAACTACCAGAAGGAGCTCGTCGAGTCCGGCTACTACACCGCCGACCAGCTCAAGTAG
- the mmsA gene encoding multiple monosaccharide ABC transporter ATP-binding protein, whose translation MRSITKRFAGVTALHEVSLTVRRGEIHAICGENGAGKSTLMKVLSGVHPHGTYDGDILFEGEPCAFHGVRDSERRGIVIIHQELALCGQLSVAENLFLGNERARRGFIDWNRTNHEAQVLLDRVGLRENPTTRVDDLGVGKQQLVEIAKALSKEVKLLILDEPTAALNDDDSQHLLDLLDGLRDEGITSVIISHKLGEVTKVADSVTVLRDGKTIETLPAKGLSEDRIIAGMVGRDLEHRFPPRTPDIGEEVLRIEDWTVHSPAQPDRVVVDRATLSLRRGEIVGLAGLMGAGRTELAMSVFGRSYGVGISGRVVKDGEEIDTRTVRAAIDHGLAYVSEDRKRYGLNLIENVQRNVSAAALHKLARRGWVNENEENSVAERFRTSMGIRTPGVSTPTGTLSGGNQQKVVLAKWMFTDPDVLILDEPTRGIDVGAKYEIYSIINDLAAQGRAVLVISSELPELLGLCDRVYALSEGRITGEVGREEATQERLMQYMTRGQGQ comes from the coding sequence ATGCGCAGCATCACCAAGAGGTTCGCGGGTGTCACCGCGCTGCACGAGGTCTCGTTGACCGTGCGGCGCGGTGAGATCCACGCGATCTGCGGGGAGAACGGCGCGGGCAAGTCCACGCTGATGAAGGTGCTGTCCGGGGTGCACCCGCACGGCACGTACGACGGCGACATCCTCTTCGAGGGCGAGCCGTGCGCGTTCCACGGCGTGCGCGACAGCGAGCGCCGCGGCATCGTGATCATCCACCAGGAGCTGGCGCTGTGCGGGCAGCTCTCCGTCGCCGAGAACCTGTTCCTGGGCAACGAGAGGGCGCGGCGCGGGTTCATCGACTGGAACCGCACCAACCACGAGGCGCAGGTGCTGCTCGACCGGGTGGGACTGCGGGAGAACCCGACCACCAGGGTCGACGACCTCGGTGTCGGCAAGCAGCAGCTCGTCGAGATCGCCAAGGCGCTGTCCAAGGAGGTCAAGCTCCTGATCCTGGACGAGCCGACCGCCGCGCTCAACGACGACGACTCGCAGCACCTGCTCGACCTGCTCGACGGCCTGCGGGACGAGGGCATCACCTCGGTGATCATCTCCCACAAGCTGGGCGAGGTCACCAAGGTCGCCGACTCGGTCACCGTGCTGCGCGACGGGAAGACGATCGAGACGTTGCCGGCGAAGGGCCTCAGCGAGGACCGCATCATCGCGGGCATGGTCGGGCGCGACCTCGAGCACCGGTTCCCGCCGCGCACGCCGGACATCGGCGAGGAGGTGCTGCGCATCGAGGACTGGACGGTGCACAGCCCGGCCCAGCCGGACCGCGTCGTGGTCGACAGGGCCACGCTGTCGTTGCGGCGCGGGGAGATCGTCGGCCTCGCCGGCCTGATGGGCGCCGGTCGCACGGAGCTCGCCATGAGCGTGTTCGGCCGTTCCTACGGCGTGGGCATCTCCGGGCGCGTCGTCAAGGACGGCGAGGAGATCGACACGCGCACCGTGCGCGCCGCCATCGACCACGGGCTCGCGTACGTGAGCGAGGACCGCAAGCGCTACGGGCTCAACCTGATCGAGAACGTGCAGCGCAACGTCTCCGCCGCCGCGCTGCACAAGCTCGCGCGCCGCGGCTGGGTCAACGAGAACGAGGAGAACTCGGTCGCCGAGCGGTTCCGCACGTCGATGGGCATCAGGACACCGGGCGTCTCGACGCCGACCGGCACGCTGTCCGGCGGCAACCAGCAGAAGGTGGTGCTGGCGAAGTGGATGTTCACCGACCCGGACGTGCTGATCCTCGACGAGCCGACGCGCGGCATCGACGTCGGCGCCAAGTACGAGATCTACTCGATCATCAACGACCTGGCCGCGCAGGGCAGGGCGGTGCTGGTGATCTCGTCGGAGCTGCCGGAGCTGCTCGGCCTGTGCGACCGCGTGTACGCGCTGTCCGAGGGCCGGATCACCGGTGAGGTGGGCCGCGAAGAGGCCACGCAGGAACGCCTGATGCAATACATGACGCGAGGACAAGGCCAATGA
- the mmsB gene encoding multiple monosaccharide ABC transporter permease, translating to MTTKTAPAPATTPPAQSRRFSINLRQSGIYVAFALIVVLFTVLTGGDLLQPQNISNIIVQNSYVLILAIGMILVIIGGHIDLSVGSTVALTGAICAVLTVQWGLPWPLAVLLTLLAGALIGAAQGYWIAYFGIPAFIVTLAGMLVFRALTMTTLGNQGIGPFPDEIRALSNGFTGGYLGNIGLGPLGGADLVSLLAGLACVAGFALSQWRKRAARLGYGQTVDPMPVFVLKIVGVAVVVMAVVVQLARFRNLPWVLVLLAALTLGYSLMAGNSVFGRHIYSIGGNLQAATLSGVKVKAVTFWVFVNMGALAALAGVIFAGRLNQAGPTAGASFELDAIAAAFIGGAAVQGGVGKVVGAITGGLIMGVINNGMSLIGAPSERVMLVKGLVLLAAVAYDVWTKRRA from the coding sequence ATGACGACGAAGACCGCGCCGGCACCGGCCACCACGCCCCCTGCCCAGTCCCGGCGGTTCTCGATCAACCTAAGGCAGTCGGGGATCTACGTCGCGTTCGCGTTGATCGTCGTGCTGTTCACCGTGCTGACGGGCGGCGACCTGCTGCAGCCGCAGAACATCTCGAACATCATCGTGCAGAACTCCTACGTGCTGATCCTCGCGATCGGCATGATCCTGGTGATCATCGGCGGGCACATCGACCTCTCGGTCGGCTCGACGGTGGCGCTGACCGGGGCGATCTGCGCGGTGCTGACCGTCCAATGGGGACTGCCGTGGCCGCTCGCCGTGCTGCTGACGCTGCTGGCCGGCGCGCTCATCGGTGCGGCGCAGGGCTACTGGATCGCGTACTTCGGCATCCCCGCGTTCATCGTCACCCTGGCGGGCATGCTCGTGTTCCGGGCGCTCACCATGACCACGCTGGGCAACCAGGGCATCGGTCCGTTCCCGGATGAGATCCGGGCGCTGTCCAACGGGTTCACCGGCGGGTACCTCGGCAACATCGGCCTCGGTCCGCTCGGCGGCGCCGACCTGGTGAGCCTGCTCGCCGGTCTCGCCTGCGTGGCCGGGTTCGCGTTGTCGCAGTGGCGCAAGCGGGCCGCGCGGCTCGGCTACGGCCAGACCGTCGACCCGATGCCGGTGTTCGTGCTGAAGATCGTCGGCGTGGCGGTCGTCGTGATGGCCGTCGTCGTGCAGCTCGCCCGGTTCCGCAACCTGCCGTGGGTGCTCGTGCTGCTCGCGGCGCTCACGCTCGGCTACTCGCTGATGGCCGGCAACTCGGTGTTCGGACGGCACATCTACTCGATCGGCGGCAACCTGCAGGCCGCCACGCTGTCCGGCGTGAAGGTCAAGGCCGTCACGTTCTGGGTGTTCGTCAACATGGGCGCGCTGGCCGCGCTCGCCGGGGTGATCTTCGCCGGGCGGCTCAACCAGGCGGGTCCGACCGCGGGCGCGTCCTTCGAGCTCGACGCCATCGCGGCGGCGTTCATCGGCGGCGCGGCGGTGCAGGGCGGCGTCGGCAAGGTGGTCGGCGCCATCACCGGCGGCCTGATCATGGGCGTGATCAACAACGGCATGTCGCTGATCGGCGCGCCCAGTGAACGCGTGATGCTCGTGAAGGGTCTCGTCCTGCTCGCGGCGGTCGCCTACGACGTCTGGACCAAGCGCCGCGCCTGA